TTGGCTACCACAGCGGGACCGGAGCCCTGAAGGGCAACATGGACCACACCTATTCGAACAGCAGGATCCATAAGATCTGGATCAACGGAGTGGCCATGTGCGAGGCTACCGTCAATTCCGCCTATGCAGGCTACCACGGGATCCCGGTGACCCTGGTCTCCGGCGACGAAGCATTGAAGCAGGAACTGGCAGCCGCCATGCCCTGGGTGGAATTCATCGCCACCAAAAAAGCCATGGCCAAGTTTTCCGCCAAGAACTACTCGCAAATACTGGTGGATGAACTGACCCAGGCCGCGGTGGCCAAAACCCTGGCCCGGGACCGGTGCGACGTCCCCTTATACAGCTTTGAACCGCCCATCACCCTCAAGATCGAGTTCAATTCAAGCTCCATGGCCGACCAGGCCGCTCTGATGCCCCACACCAGACGTCTGGATGGACGCACGGTCGAATACACCGCCGACGATTTCGGCATCATCTTTGAAGCCATCATGGTGCTGGTCTATCTGGCTGCCAGCACACAAATGTAAAGGAAGGGAACATGACCCCAGAACTGGTTACCATCGCAAAATTTGACGACAATTTCGAGGCCGACCTGGCCAAGGCCTTGCTCGAGGATCACGGCATCAAGGCCTTTCTGACCAACGAATTGGTCTTTTCCATGATTCCCGGCATCGCCCCGGAACGTTTCTACATGGAGCTTCAGGTGTCCTCCGCGGACGAGGAACGCGCCCGCCAGATCCTGGAAAAACAACAGAACAGACCCGAGATCAAGAACATCCTCATCGGCGAAGGCAGCATCCTGGAAGGGCACTTTTTGCTCACCTCAGGCAGGCACAGCGGCACTTACGTCGAAAAGATCAGGCTGCTCCAGAATCCCCAGGCCACAGAGCGGGTCTGCGAAATGCTGGCGGAACTCCTGGAGCCCTTTGAGTTCGACACCGTGGCCGGGCCCGCCTACGGAGGCATCGTGCTGGCCTTTGAAGTGGCGAAACTGCTGGGCAAAAGCTTCATCTTCACCCAGCGCAAG
The sequence above is drawn from the Candidatus Syntrophosphaera sp. genome and encodes:
- a CDS encoding M55 family metallopeptidase — translated: MKLYISIDMEGMPGTFNWEQEKTDRPAVKRNITHHVELVLKSVLAHPKAALIDEITIADSHSGGDNLDYSITALDNRISLISGCPRPRYMMPDLTPDYDQAWLLGYHSGTGALKGNMDHTYSNSRIHKIWINGVAMCEATVNSAYAGYHGIPVTLVSGDEALKQELAAAMPWVEFIATKKAMAKFSAKNYSQILVDELTQAAVAKTLARDRCDVPLYSFEPPITLKIEFNSSSMADQAALMPHTRRLDGRTVEYTADDFGIIFEAIMVLVYLAASTQM
- the pyrE gene encoding orotate phosphoribosyltransferase; translated protein: MELQVSSADEERARQILEKQQNRPEIKNILIGEGSILEGHFLLTSGRHSGTYVEKIRLLQNPQATERVCEMLAELLEPFEFDTVAGPAYGGIVLAFEVAKLLGKSFIFTQRKNEEMTIRSGFDLSEVKNVVVIEDIVTTGGSVKEVISCLKSRGIAIQAVAAIVDRSGGQADFGCPFLSLLQLDIPTWDAASCPLCLEGIALTKPGASDKKI